One window of Desulfovibrio subterraneus genomic DNA carries:
- a CDS encoding DUF4041 domain-containing protein, translating to MESSAVIALILFFVGLAAIVAVPVLIFKKKKIDERLNKSEKGRRDLEEQVADLIRTLDPLLPLQGIVDAKAEADSILKAARKSAYTLEQEASQSKEAAEKQAAELLSSARKGAQGLREKAQGTLDEAKQEAQRILDSARARAESIAGDAFKAKENAELYEKAARAMKNIIDGYGDEYLVPNRSLLDDLAEDFGHKEAGEKLKGARAHTRSMIKNGIAAKCDYVAQDKLNTALRFVLDAFNGKVDMTLAKVKYDNFGKLKQEILDAYGLVNQTGKAFRDARIEPDYLAARLEELKWAVATLELKKEEQEEQRRIQELIREEEKARRDFEKAMKQAAKEEKMLQEAMDKARKEMGDATEEQRARLEQQLQELQQKLEEAEARNQRAISMAQQTKRGHVYVISNIGSFGEDVFKIGLTRRLEPLDRVRELGDASVPFPFDVHAMIYSEDAPALESELHRTFQESQMNKVNPRKEFFQTGLHAIRETLDGMSIEAHWTMKAEAMEYRESLAMAKSADIEPLVAEAG from the coding sequence ATGGAGTCCTCGGCTGTAATTGCACTGATCCTCTTTTTTGTTGGGCTTGCGGCCATTGTTGCTGTGCCCGTATTGATTTTTAAGAAGAAAAAAATCGATGAACGGTTAAACAAATCGGAGAAAGGACGCCGGGACCTTGAAGAGCAGGTGGCCGATCTGATCCGTACTTTGGACCCCCTTCTCCCTCTGCAGGGGATCGTTGATGCGAAGGCTGAGGCCGATTCTATTCTCAAAGCTGCAAGAAAAAGTGCTTATACTCTTGAGCAGGAAGCAAGCCAATCCAAGGAGGCCGCAGAGAAACAGGCGGCTGAACTCTTGAGTAGTGCCCGTAAAGGTGCTCAAGGCTTGCGTGAAAAAGCACAGGGGACTTTGGATGAAGCCAAGCAAGAGGCTCAGCGAATTCTCGACAGCGCTCGTGCTCGAGCTGAATCAATTGCTGGAGATGCCTTCAAGGCCAAAGAGAATGCGGAGCTTTATGAGAAGGCTGCAAGAGCCATGAAGAACATCATTGATGGATACGGAGATGAATATCTTGTCCCAAACCGTAGCCTGCTTGATGATTTGGCTGAAGACTTTGGACACAAGGAAGCAGGGGAGAAGCTCAAGGGAGCCCGGGCACATACCCGTAGCATGATAAAGAACGGCATTGCCGCCAAATGTGATTACGTTGCGCAGGACAAGCTCAATACGGCGCTCCGCTTTGTTCTTGATGCGTTTAACGGAAAAGTTGATATGACACTTGCCAAAGTGAAGTATGACAACTTCGGTAAGCTGAAGCAGGAAATCCTAGATGCCTACGGCCTTGTGAACCAGACGGGGAAAGCATTCAGAGATGCTCGAATTGAGCCAGACTATCTTGCTGCGAGACTGGAAGAACTAAAGTGGGCTGTAGCAACGCTTGAGCTTAAGAAGGAAGAACAGGAAGAACAGCGCCGCATTCAAGAGTTAATACGGGAAGAGGAAAAGGCTCGCCGGGATTTTGAAAAAGCCATGAAGCAGGCAGCCAAGGAAGAAAAAATGCTCCAAGAGGCCATGGACAAGGCTCGGAAAGAGATGGGGGATGCCACTGAAGAGCAGCGTGCTCGCCTTGAACAACAACTGCAGGAGTTGCAGCAAAAGCTTGAAGAGGCTGAGGCCAGAAACCAGCGGGCGATTTCCATGGCACAGCAAACCAAGCGTGGACATGTGTACGTCATTTCCAACATTGGTTCATTTGGAGAAGATGTGTTCAAGATTGGCCTGACTCGCCGTCTGGAACCACTGGATCGCGTTCGCGAGCTCGGTGATGCTAGCGTTCCCTTCCCGTTTGATGTCCATGCCATGATTTACAGCGAAGACGCTCCGGCTCTTGAATCTGAATTGCATCGAACCTTCCAAGAAAGCCAGATGAATAAGGTAAACCCGCGAAAGGAATTTTTCCAGACAGGGCTACACGCGATTCGAGAGACGTTGGATGGAATGTCCATTGAGGCGCATTGGACAATGAAGGCTGAAGCTATGGAATATCGGGAATCATTGGCGATGGCAAAATCTGCTGATATCGAACCCCTTGTAGCAGAGGCTGGCTAG
- a CDS encoding SDH family Clp fold serine proteinase translates to MSYLHEYLDKMQKDHLGILDLQQELSKQLEEINKIWECYSFVYASALTKDVPTLSMNSDDFHVIHDMMAGDKPKRVLVYLQTPGGCGQTAERIAKFLHERFEEVHFLIAGDAMSAGTILALSGHEILMSDGGSLGPIDAQMRIGRSWCSAHDYITWMETLRTKVQQEGGVHPVDGTILAQISPGEVRGVHTALSFAIDRVERWLTQYKFRDWSTTEGRRLPVDEDMRKARAREIANELTNQEKWRSHGTRLTISDLRELGLQIHRVEDHPELAEPVARVKALLWVIFSNSTIFKMYADSEKRINRQASVAHQDVNPRNAELLEMDVQCQRCNAHHKFIARFTDNEATRKAIEQKGTQLFPKDNKLTCSCGFVIDLTGQRAHIENMVGKKILDDLQAGGAHGTS, encoded by the coding sequence GTGTCTTATTTACATGAATATTTGGATAAAATGCAAAAGGATCATTTAGGTATTCTTGATCTACAGCAAGAGCTGTCCAAACAACTCGAGGAAATAAACAAAATTTGGGAGTGCTATTCCTTTGTCTACGCCTCGGCATTGACGAAGGATGTTCCCACGTTATCAATGAACTCTGATGATTTTCATGTCATTCACGACATGATGGCTGGAGATAAGCCAAAGCGTGTGTTAGTATACCTCCAAACTCCTGGAGGATGTGGGCAAACAGCCGAACGGATAGCCAAATTTTTGCATGAACGTTTTGAGGAAGTTCACTTTCTTATTGCGGGAGATGCGATGAGTGCAGGCACTATACTTGCGTTATCCGGGCATGAGATATTGATGTCAGACGGCGGCAGCTTAGGCCCGATAGATGCCCAAATGCGGATTGGTCGTTCTTGGTGTTCTGCTCATGACTATATTACATGGATGGAAACATTGCGGACTAAAGTTCAGCAGGAAGGTGGGGTCCACCCTGTGGATGGCACGATTTTGGCACAAATTAGTCCGGGAGAGGTTCGAGGAGTTCATACGGCCTTAAGCTTTGCCATTGATAGAGTTGAGCGATGGCTTACACAGTATAAATTCCGAGATTGGAGCACTACAGAAGGCCGTAGGCTTCCCGTTGATGAGGATATGCGAAAAGCTAGAGCACGGGAAATCGCTAACGAGTTAACAAATCAGGAAAAATGGCGTTCTCACGGCACGCGCTTGACAATCAGTGACCTGCGAGAACTCGGGTTACAGATTCACCGCGTCGAGGATCACCCTGAACTTGCTGAACCTGTTGCCCGTGTAAAGGCATTGTTGTGGGTTATTTTTAGCAATAGTACCATTTTCAAGATGTATGCGGATTCAGAGAAACGAATCAATAGACAAGCATCAGTCGCACATCAGGATGTAAATCCAAGAAATGCCGAATTGTTAGAAATGGATGTCCAGTGTCAACGATGTAATGCTCATCATAAATTTATCGCTCGATTTACTGACAACGAGGCCACGCGCAAGGCCATTGAGCAAAAGGGCACTCAGTTGTTTCCCAAGGACAATAAGTTGACATGTTCATGTGGATTTGTAATTGACCTTACCGGCCAACGTGCGCATATAGAGAACATGGTGGGGAAAAAAATTCTCGATGACCTACAAGCAGGAGGGGCTCATGGAACATCCTAA
- a CDS encoding phage tail assembly chaperone yields MPSTIRVFILDSRVVNTDNDEDAAMWLKRGARELSADEVTATFGEQAHLAGPHNSVVHADGSISFTPPAPRTEELAALGRAERDRLMREVYDPAMMQLLRRHRTAVTAGADTAEINASIAAWDAYAIALEGVPEQAGFPNEIVWPQAPAANAEPTA; encoded by the coding sequence ATGCCTAGTACAATTCGTGTGTTTATTCTGGACAGCCGGGTGGTCAACACTGACAACGACGAAGATGCAGCCATGTGGCTGAAGCGTGGTGCCCGTGAGCTTTCTGCTGATGAAGTTACGGCAACCTTCGGCGAACAGGCCCACCTTGCAGGCCCGCACAACTCCGTGGTGCACGCAGACGGCAGCATCTCCTTTACCCCACCTGCCCCCAGAACCGAGGAACTGGCAGCGCTGGGCCGTGCGGAACGTGACCGACTCATGCGTGAGGTCTATGACCCTGCCATGATGCAGCTGCTGCGCAGACACCGCACGGCTGTGACCGCCGGAGCAGATACCGCCGAAATCAACGCCAGCATTGCCGCGTGGGATGCCTATGCCATTGCACTGGAAGGCGTGCCGGAACAGGCTGGCTTCCCGAATGAGATCGTGTGGCCGCAGGCACCTGCAGCCAATGCGGAGCCCACCGCGTAG
- a CDS encoding phage tail protein, whose product MPNYYTLLTNKGKAKLAAAQNGTPVQITEFALGDGNGSDIVPSEAMVALVREVHRRPVNSIYIHPQNPSWTVAEVVVPQDVGGFTVREVGLYDADGDLFAIGGYPTTYKPLLDSGVGKELCLRAVLAISNASTIKLTIDPSVVTATREFVDRAMAMHNNSPDAHGEAFQALAGHIQDKDDPHATLPPGGETGQVIIKQEDGSLAWGTVAGMPVGTLHFPSTGKPDPGSVAVNVKQKFLRTVYPQLVARVLADGGYLATEEAWDAAAATNEGSCGRYALTDTHIILPCYKHYFSAAQEGVAGKEAGDWAGEELLAHHHNNGVGDYEVSHNIYGVTAEDVPGEATRALQSYNYVPTFQGLTSTTGGAENHVKRSYVLPCIKVADVAVNAAQVDMLALAAQVAAINGDKVDKGDVEYRSIVELKGSRGAAGTWTIPDLIVGKPLFISLTDTSDDGVLYRVISGTLDAVTTSTSRYHGMASRANFTSVTPSSFVLVPTAPAIEIYIQSIQTGATLRAYQ is encoded by the coding sequence GTGCCCAACTATTACACTCTTCTGACCAACAAAGGGAAAGCCAAGCTTGCTGCAGCCCAGAACGGCACGCCGGTGCAGATTACCGAGTTCGCGCTGGGCGACGGCAACGGCAGCGACATTGTACCCAGCGAGGCCATGGTCGCGCTGGTTCGCGAAGTGCATCGCCGCCCTGTGAACTCCATCTACATCCATCCGCAGAACCCGAGCTGGACCGTTGCCGAAGTCGTGGTGCCGCAGGACGTGGGCGGCTTCACCGTGCGCGAGGTTGGCCTGTATGATGCTGATGGTGACCTCTTCGCCATTGGCGGCTACCCCACCACCTACAAGCCCCTGCTTGATAGCGGCGTGGGCAAGGAGCTGTGCCTTCGCGCCGTGCTTGCCATCAGCAATGCTTCCACCATCAAGCTGACCATTGATCCTTCCGTGGTTACGGCCACGCGGGAGTTCGTGGATCGGGCCATGGCGATGCATAACAATAGCCCGGATGCGCACGGCGAAGCCTTTCAAGCCCTTGCCGGGCATATTCAGGACAAGGACGACCCGCATGCAACGCTGCCTCCTGGTGGCGAGACGGGGCAGGTAATCATCAAGCAGGAAGACGGCTCCCTTGCGTGGGGTACCGTGGCTGGTATGCCTGTAGGCACCTTGCACTTCCCGAGCACCGGCAAGCCGGACCCCGGCTCCGTGGCCGTGAACGTAAAGCAGAAATTCCTGCGCACCGTCTATCCTCAGCTCGTGGCCCGTGTACTTGCCGATGGGGGCTACCTTGCCACCGAAGAGGCATGGGATGCCGCTGCAGCAACGAATGAAGGCAGCTGCGGGCGATACGCTTTGACGGACACCCACATCATCCTGCCGTGCTATAAGCACTATTTTTCAGCTGCACAGGAAGGAGTTGCGGGCAAGGAAGCAGGGGATTGGGCCGGTGAGGAACTGCTTGCGCATCATCATAACAACGGCGTGGGTGACTATGAGGTCTCCCACAACATTTACGGAGTAACGGCCGAGGATGTGCCAGGCGAAGCCACGCGAGCTTTGCAGAGCTATAATTATGTCCCGACTTTTCAGGGGCTCACTTCGACCACCGGCGGTGCCGAGAACCACGTCAAGCGATCCTATGTGCTGCCCTGCATCAAGGTGGCAGATGTGGCCGTAAACGCCGCGCAAGTGGATATGCTGGCGCTGGCTGCTCAGGTGGCTGCCATCAACGGGGACAAGGTGGACAAGGGCGATGTTGAATATCGCAGCATCGTAGAACTGAAAGGCTCGCGCGGTGCTGCCGGAACGTGGACCATACCGGATCTGATTGTAGGGAAGCCCCTGTTTATTTCCCTGACGGACACATCTGATGATGGAGTGCTCTACAGGGTAATCAGCGGCACGCTGGATGCTGTGACAACATCTACCAGCCGCTATCACGGCATGGCCTCGCGTGCCAACTTTACCTCTGTCACTCCGTCATCGTTCGTGTTGGTTCCAACCGCCCCCGCTATTGAAATCTATATTCAGAGCATTCAGACCGGGGCCACACTGAGAGCCTACCAATAG
- a CDS encoding phage tail protein I — protein sequence MAKVTDIHLSQLLPDSIDEDPIMLACAEAADMECARIIADIPVPAVLSRVDELQEPMLSLLAKQFRVLFWADTLPVAKKRDLIRKALIWRMHHGTVYCVEDALATLYGNGTVRQWFEYGGTPGTFRIEVEVTNMGLDQELYGQIDTVVEATKRKSQHPDGITVFLTGYGSPYVGAQLSGGELITVYPWEPATPDVPPADIRFGVGYQSAEISHINPL from the coding sequence ATGGCAAAGGTCACCGACATACACCTTTCGCAACTGCTGCCGGATTCCATCGACGAGGATCCGATCATGCTGGCCTGTGCCGAGGCTGCGGACATGGAGTGTGCCCGCATCATTGCAGACATTCCCGTGCCTGCCGTCCTTTCCCGCGTGGACGAGCTGCAGGAGCCCATGCTCTCTCTGCTCGCCAAGCAGTTCCGCGTGCTGTTCTGGGCGGACACCCTGCCCGTTGCCAAGAAGCGCGATCTCATCCGTAAGGCGCTGATCTGGCGCATGCATCACGGCACTGTGTACTGCGTGGAGGATGCCCTTGCCACACTCTATGGCAACGGCACCGTGCGCCAGTGGTTTGAATACGGTGGTACGCCCGGCACCTTCCGCATCGAGGTGGAAGTCACCAACATGGGACTGGATCAGGAGCTCTACGGCCAGATCGACACAGTTGTGGAGGCCACCAAACGCAAGAGCCAGCATCCGGACGGCATCACCGTGTTTCTCACCGGCTATGGCAGTCCCTATGTCGGAGCACAGCTCTCCGGCGGCGAGCTCATCACCGTGTACCCGTGGGAACCGGCAACACCGGATGTTCCCCCTGCAGATATCCGCTTCGGTGTCGGCTATCAGAGTGCCGAAATTTCCCACATCAACCCCCTGTAG